Proteins encoded by one window of Vigna radiata var. radiata cultivar VC1973A chromosome 5, Vradiata_ver6, whole genome shotgun sequence:
- the LOC106759655 gene encoding probable Xaa-Pro aminopeptidase P isoform X2, protein MPLLIERYLLSPFRNSVSVGPPLSTLAGQRNRVSTSRKTGIEDVASKLSSLRSELVNAVSSVIVISMLDEIAWLLNLRGNDIPHSPVVYAYLIVEIDGAKLFVDDSKVTEEVRXHXKKADIXIXTYXSIISEIERYYRIRENKHKTRINGFDGSIESSDVPFAVHKVSPVSISKAIKHESELEGMQNFHLRDAAALAXFWDWLETEITKDRTLTEVEVSDKFLDFAQNKLVSWILALTQ, encoded by the exons ATGCCCTTGTTAATCGAAAGGTATCTTCTATCTCCGTTTAGGAACTCTGTAAGTGTCGGTCCACCATTGTCTACTCTTGCAGGCCAACGAAATCGGGTTTCTACATCGAGGAAGACCGGCATTGAAG ATGTTGCGTCAAAATTGTCATCTTTGAGATCAGAACTTGTCAATGCTGTCTCTTCTGTAATTGTCATCTCCATGCTTGATGAAATTGCATGGTTGTTGAACTTG agaGGCAATGATATTCCACATTCACCAGTTGTGTATGCATACTTGATTGTGGAGATTGATGGAGCAAAATTATTTGTAGATGATTCCAAAGTTACTGAAGAGGTGAGGNATCACTTNAAGAAAGCTGATATACANATCANGACATACNATTCAATTATATCTGAAATTGAAAG ATATTATCGGATTCGGGAGAATAAACACAAAACCAGGATAAATGGTTTTGATGGGTCTATTGAGAGCTCAGATGTACCCTTTGCTGTCCATAAAGTCTCTCCTGTTTCTATTTCAAAGGCCATAAAACATGAATCAGAGTTAGAAGGGATGCAAAATTTCCATTTAAG GGATGCTGCTGCCCTTGCTCNNTTCTGGGATTGGTTAGAAACAGAAATTACCAAGGATAGAACATTGACAGAAGTAGAGGTTTCGGATAAATTTCTTGACTTCGCTCAAAACAAGCTAGTTTCCTGGATACTAGCTTTGACACAATAA
- the LOC106759655 gene encoding probable Xaa-Pro aminopeptidase P isoform X1: MPLLIERYLLSPFRNSVSVGPPLSTLAGQRNRVSTSRKTGIEDVASKLSSLRSELVNAVSSVIVISMLDEIAWLLNLRGNDIPHSPVVYAYLIVEIDGAKLFVDDSKVTEEVRXHXKKADIXIXTYXSIISEIERLAAQSVALWLDTLFVNAAIVNAYGAACDRYYRIRENKHKTRINGFDGSIESSDVPFAVHKVSPVSISKAIKHESELEGMQNFHLRDAAALAXFWDWLETEITKDRTLTEVEVSDKFLDFAQNKLVSWILALTQ; this comes from the exons ATGCCCTTGTTAATCGAAAGGTATCTTCTATCTCCGTTTAGGAACTCTGTAAGTGTCGGTCCACCATTGTCTACTCTTGCAGGCCAACGAAATCGGGTTTCTACATCGAGGAAGACCGGCATTGAAG ATGTTGCGTCAAAATTGTCATCTTTGAGATCAGAACTTGTCAATGCTGTCTCTTCTGTAATTGTCATCTCCATGCTTGATGAAATTGCATGGTTGTTGAACTTG agaGGCAATGATATTCCACATTCACCAGTTGTGTATGCATACTTGATTGTGGAGATTGATGGAGCAAAATTATTTGTAGATGATTCCAAAGTTACTGAAGAGGTGAGGNATCACTTNAAGAAAGCTGATATACANATCANGACATACNATTCAATTATATCTGAAATTGAAAG attgGCAGCACAAAGTGTTGCTCTTTGGTTGGATACTTTATTTGTTAATGCTGCTATTGTAAATGCCTATGGAGCTGCCTGTGACAGATATTATCGGATTCGGGAGAATAAACACAAAACCAGGATAAATGGTTTTGATGGGTCTATTGAGAGCTCAGATGTACCCTTTGCTGTCCATAAAGTCTCTCCTGTTTCTATTTCAAAGGCCATAAAACATGAATCAGAGTTAGAAGGGATGCAAAATTTCCATTTAAG GGATGCTGCTGCCCTTGCTCNNTTCTGGGATTGGTTAGAAACAGAAATTACCAAGGATAGAACATTGACAGAAGTAGAGGTTTCGGATAAATTTCTTGACTTCGCTCAAAACAAGCTAGTTTCCTGGATACTAGCTTTGACACAATAA
- the LOC106759656 gene encoding uncharacterized protein LOC106759656 produces MAYPSSQNSQPALPLHLCFFLFTLFMFLGFSWYSSYEPIMESFMDQVKLVLMVSPLLLLLVVHFISNYGGGGGVLSSLVPLPERESLHRAGGTPWGVGFLLVLLLFMVSYQSSFQERWFPLLTR; encoded by the coding sequence ATGGCCTACCCTTCTTCTCAAAATTCTCAACCTGCTCTACCTCTGCACCTATGTTTCTTCTTGTTTACCTTGTTCATGTTCCTCGGTTTCTCATGGTACTCAAGCTACGAGCCAATAATGGAGAGCTTCATGGACCAAGTGAAGTTGGTGCTGATGGTTTCTCCACTGCTGCTTCTGCTAGTCGTGCACTTCATTTCCAACtatggaggaggtggagggGTCTTGTCTTCACTGGTTCCTTTGCCAGAGAGAGAGTCACTGCACAGAGCAGGTGGAACTCCCTGGGGTGTTGGCttccttcttgttcttcttctcttcatggTTTCTTACCAGTCTTCTTTCCAAGAACGCTGGTTTCCTCTCCTCACCAGGTGA
- the LOC106762237 gene encoding AAA-ATPase At4g25835-like has translation MEILSQMWSLLGLLTVLQNVLPSQLLSLLHSLYESLQDLLSPYSYFEIPEFNGYCGVDLNDLYRHVHLYLNAANHAPGAACRRLTLSRSPSSNRISFAVAPNHTVHDAFRGQRVTWTHHVETAQDSLEEKRSFTLRLPKRHRHSLLSPYLSHVTARAEEFERVSRERRLFTNNTTGSGSFESGWVSVPFRHPSTFETLALEPELKRQIKNDLTAFADGKEFYNRVGRAWKRGYLLHGPPGSGKSSLIAAMANFLCYDVYDLELTKVSDNSELRSLLIQTTNRSIIVIEDIDCSVDLTADRTTKKTQAAKLSKRKKSQTASFTRCEESGRVTLSGLLNFTDGLWSCCGDERIVVFTTNHRDSVDPALVRCGRMDVHVSLNTCGVHAFRELARNYLGVDSHVLFEAVEGCIRSGGSLTPAHVGEILLRNRGDADVAMREVLAAMQGRMLAAAAVADQAENEDTTVGVRSPESVLLMGSPENWDALSGKKRKEQNGGNNNWDKKVKFFVRLRSLTRSDPGR, from the coding sequence ATGGAGATATTATCACAAATGTGGTCTCTGTTAGGGTTACTCACCGTGCTCCAAAACGTTCTCCCATCCCAGCTTCTCTCATTGCTCCATTCCTTATACGAATCTCTGCAAGATCTGCTTTCTCCATATTCCTATTTCGAGATTCCAGAGTTCAACGGCTACTGTGGCGTCGACCTCAACGACCTCTACCGCCACGTGCACCTCTACCTCAATGCAGCGAACCACGCCCCCGGCGCCGCGTGCCGTCGACTAACACTCTCCCGCTCGCCTTCCTCGAACCGCATCTCCTTCGCCGTCGCCCCGAACCACACCGTCCACGATGCCTTCCGCGGCCAACGCGTCACATGGACGCACCACGTTGAGACCGCGCAGGACTCACTCGAGGAGAAGCGCAGCTTTACACTCCGCCTCCCGAAGCGCCACCGCCACTCACTCCTCTCTCCCTACCTATCCCACGTCACCGCACGCGCCGAGGAGTTCGAGCGCGTCTCGCGAGAGCGTAGACTCTTCACCAACAATACCACCGGGTCGGGCTCCTTCGAATCGGGTTGGGTTTCCGTCCCATTCCGTCACCCGTCCACCTTCGAGACCCTCGCCCTCGAGCCCGAACtgaaaagacaaataaaaaacgACTTAACGGCTTTCGCTGACGGCAAAGAGTTTTACAATCGAGTGGGCCGGGCCTGGAAACGTGGGTATTTACTCCACGGCCCACCCGGGTCGGGTAAATCGAGTTTAATAGCCGCTATGGCAAATTTTCTCTGTTACGACGTTTACGACTTGGAACTAACCAAAGTCTCTGATAACTCCGAGTTACGGTCGTTACTAATCCAAACTACGAACCGTTCTATTATCGTTATCGAAGATATTGACTGTTCCGTTGACTTAACGGCAGACAGAACAACGAAGAAAACACAGGCAGCGAAATTATCGAAGAGAAAGAAGTCTCAAACGGCGTCGTTCACGCGCTGTGAGGAGAGTGGGCGTGTGACGCTTTCGGGGCTTTTGAATTTCACCGACGGGTTATGGTCTTGCTGCGGTGACGAGAGGATTGTGGTGTTCACAACCAACCATAGGGATAGTGTGGACCCCGCGCTCGTGCGGTGTGGCCGAATGGACGTCCACGTCAGCCTCAACACGTGTGGGGTTCACGCGTTCCGCGAGCTCGCGCGAAACTACCTCGGCGTAGACTCGCACGTGCTGTTCGAGGCAGTTGAGGGTTGCATTCGCTCGGGTGGGTCTCTCACGCCCGCACACGTGGGAGAGATTTTGCTGCGGAATAGAGGAGATGCTGACGTGGCGATGAGGGAAGTGCTGGCAGCCATGCAGGGACGGATGCTGGCCGCTGCCGCCGTAGCTGACCAGGCGGAGAACGAGGACACGACAGTTGGAGTGAGGTCGCCGGAGAGCGTGCTGCTGATGGGTTCGCCGGAGAATTGGGATGCTTTGAGCGGAAAGAAGAGGAAGGAACAAAATGGGGGTAATAACAATTGGGATAAAAAGGTCAAGTTTTTCGTTAGGTTAAGGTCGTTGACCAGATCTGACCCTggaagataa